GCGGCGAGCAGGCCCGCGACCTTGGCGGCGACGCCGGCGCGGGCGAGGCCGGCATCGGTGACGATCAGGGCGTGGCGAAAGCCGTAGCCGCGGATCGCGCTCACCGCCTCGGCGAGGCAGCCGGCGCCCATCAGGTTGACGGGGGGAATGAAGAAAGTGGTCGTGCTCATGGTCGTATTTCCTTTGGATCTGGCCCGAACCGAAGTCCGGCGCCGGAAATGAAGCGGGTTCTTGCCCCCGGGGCCTGCAAACGACGTCTGCGGGAGGCGCCTGCGGGAGGCGGATGACGGCGGCGGAAAGGCGGACAGGTTCAGAAGAAGCCGAGCTTGTCCTCGCTGTAGCTCACCAGCAGGTTCTTGGTCTGCTGATAGTGTTCGAGCATCATCTTGTGGGTCTCGCGGCCGATGCCCGACTGCTTGTAGCCGCCGAACGCCGCATGCGCCGGATAGGCGTGGTAGCAGTTGGTCCACACGCGGCCGGCCTCGAGCTGGCGGCCGAGGTGGAAAGCGGTGTTGATGTTGCGCGTCCACACTCCGGCACCGAGTCCGAACGGGGTATCGTTGGCGATCGCGAGCGCCTCCTCACGGTCGCGGAAGGTCGTCACCGACACCACCGGGCCGAAGATCTCCTCCTGGAAGACGCGCATCTTGTTGTGGCCCTTGAACACCGTCGGCCGGATGTAGAAGCCGCCGGCAAGCTCGCCGCCGAGGCAGGCGCGCTCGCCGCCGGCGAGCACTTCGGCGCCCTCGTCGCGGCCGATCGCCAGGTAGCGCTCGATCTTGTCCCTCTGCTCGGCCGAGGCCTGGGCGCCGATCATCGTCGCCGGATCGAGCGGGTTGCCCTGGCGGATCTCGGCGACGCGCTGCAAGGCGCGCTCGATGAAGCGCTCGTAGATCGACTCTTGGATCAGCGCGCGACTCGGGCAGGTGCACACCTCGCCCTGGTTCAGCGCGAACATCACGAAGCCCTCGATCGCCTTGTCGAAGAAGGCATCGTCCTGCGCCGCGACATCCTCGAAGAAGATGTTCGGCGACTTGCCGCCGAGCTCGAGCGTGACCGGGATCAGGTTCTGGCTGGCGTAGCCCATGATCAGCCGCCCGGTGCCGGTCTCGCCGGTGAACGCGATCTTGGCGATGCGCTTGCTCGAGGCGAGCGGTTTGCCGGCCTCGACGCCGAAACCGTTGACGATGTTGAGCACGCCCGGCGGCAGCAGGTCGCCGACCAGTTCGGCGAACACCAGGATCGACAGCGGGGTCTGCTCGGCCGGCTTGAGCACCACGCAGTTGCCGGCGGCGAGCGCCGGGGCGAGCTTCCACGCCGCCATCAGCAGCGGGAAGTTCCACGGGATGATCTGGCCGACGACGCCGAGCGGCTCGTGGAAATGGTAGGCGACGGTGGCGTGGTCGATCTCGCCGAGACTGCCTTCCTGCGCCCGCACGCAGGCGGCGAAGTAGCGGAAGTGGTCGATCGCAAGCGGGATGTCGGCGGCGCGCGTCTCGCGGATCGGCTTGCCGTTGTCCCAGGTCTCGACCTGGGCCAGCCGCTCGAGATTGGCCTCCATGCGCTCGGCGATGCGGTTGAGTACCGCGGCGCGCTCGGCGGCGCTGGTCCGCCCCCAGGCGGCCTTGGCCTGGTGTGCGGCGTCGAGCGCGCACTCGACGTCCTCCTCGTCCGAGCGCGGAATCTCGCAGATCGGCCGCCCGGTGATCGGGGTGATGTTGTCGAAGTAGCGCCCGGCGGCCGGCGCCCGCCACTGGCCGCCGATGTAGTTGCCGTAGCGGGTCTTCAAATTCAGCCCGGCGCGGGCGGGATCGAGCATGTCCATCGTGTTCCTCCTGTGGTTATTGCATCCGTGCGGATGTAGGCAAGACAGTGCATGGAGCGTGCCAGCCGTCCAGCCTCCTGCAGCGCAACATCGCTGCACGCCTTTGCCACCGGATTTGTTTGGAGAAAATTATTGCGCCGCAGAAAAACGGCCCCATTTCCGCCGCCGCACTCGGCCGGACGGCGGCGCATAATCGCGCCGACGACCTTCTCCCAGGTGTCGCGGACCGCGACACCTGTCGCGCGACACCCGGAGCAGCACCGATGACGCCCCCACCCCTCCCCCTTGCCGAAGCCCGCCGCCGTTTTCTCGACGGTGACGACGTATCGGCACGCAGCGTGCCCGAGCCGATCCTGCATTCGTGGCGCCGCTGCCAGGGCCTGGGACTGGACGTCGGGCGCTGGCGGCCGCCGTCACGGCTGGCCGAAACCGAGCTCGCCGCCCGCCGCGAGGAGAGCGCCGACTGGCTGCAGCGGGCACGCCCGGCGATCGACGTCCTGTTCGACAGCGTGCTCGACGACGGCCACGTCGTCATCGTCGCCGACCACGGCGGGCTGATCCTCGAGCGCATGGGCCATCCGGACTTCCTCGAACGCGCCGAACGGGTCGCGCTGGCGCCGGGCATGGACTGGCGCGAGGACGTGCGCGGCACCAACGCGATCGGCACCGCGCTCGTGCTCGGCGCGGCCACCGTGCGCGGCGCCGAGCACTTCCTCGAACGCAACCGCCAGCTATCGTGCACCGCGCAGGCGATCCACGATCCGCAGGGGCGGCGCCTCGGCGTGATCGACGTCTCCGGCCAGCCACGGCGGCTGCACGACGCCCACCGCCTGCAGGTCGAGGCCGCGGTGCGCCGGATCGAGCAGTGCCTGTTCGATCGCCACGCCACCCGCCTCCACGAA
The window above is part of the Thauera aromatica K172 genome. Proteins encoded here:
- the adh gene encoding aldehyde dehydrogenase, which gives rise to MDMLDPARAGLNLKTRYGNYIGGQWRAPAAGRYFDNITPITGRPICEIPRSDEEDVECALDAAHQAKAAWGRTSAAERAAVLNRIAERMEANLERLAQVETWDNGKPIRETRAADIPLAIDHFRYFAACVRAQEGSLGEIDHATVAYHFHEPLGVVGQIIPWNFPLLMAAWKLAPALAAGNCVVLKPAEQTPLSILVFAELVGDLLPPGVLNIVNGFGVEAGKPLASSKRIAKIAFTGETGTGRLIMGYASQNLIPVTLELGGKSPNIFFEDVAAQDDAFFDKAIEGFVMFALNQGEVCTCPSRALIQESIYERFIERALQRVAEIRQGNPLDPATMIGAQASAEQRDKIERYLAIGRDEGAEVLAGGERACLGGELAGGFYIRPTVFKGHNKMRVFQEEIFGPVVSVTTFRDREEALAIANDTPFGLGAGVWTRNINTAFHLGRQLEAGRVWTNCYHAYPAHAAFGGYKQSGIGRETHKMMLEHYQQTKNLLVSYSEDKLGFF